The Micropterus dolomieu isolate WLL.071019.BEF.003 ecotype Adirondacks linkage group LG22, ASM2129224v1, whole genome shotgun sequence genome contains a region encoding:
- the pdcd2l gene encoding programmed cell death protein 2-like isoform X1, which produces MASRAHELVTLIGLCDGELDPKRHQSSYLTNKVGGQPDCVPGVSRQHPRCGRCAAPLVHVVQVYCPLEASPYHRTLHLFACPGAECSGRSDCWRVLRSQGLEAAAAQGPNPARGPPLSATDWCDTADDWGMEEGGGGGGGGVKEVQEEAAAPEAEAAGEADVSSQLRDLSLGDSQQGVPVLRPFFIGVAEESDLGGEEVDLQHAEELLREYERREGVAVVELEGGEDGGGQEKYEKTKARHGDAVFSRFMKEISLCPQQILRYCRGGKPLFISEPPSNVAQVVPACGSCGGSRTFELQLMPALVSLLRRKDGGAEAELEFGTVLVYTCKTSCWTAGSGSAVDEFCFVQTDPDQQLFK; this is translated from the exons ATGGCTTCACGCGCTCACGAGCTAGTTACGCTGATCGGGCTGTGCGACGGAGAGCTGGACCCTAAAAGGCACCAGTCCTCGTATCTGACCAACAAAGTCGGGGGTCAGCCGGACTGCGTACCGGGCGTCTCCCGGCAGCATCCCCGGTGCGGCCGCTGCGCAGCCCCGTTAGTCCACGTGGTGCAGGTGTACTGCCCCCTGGAGGCCTCCCCTTACCACAGGACCCTCCACCTGTTCGCGTGCCCAGGGGCCGAGTGCAGCGGCAGGTCGGACTGCTGGAGGGTGCTCCGCTCTCAGGGCCTGGAGGCGGCGGCAGCGCAGGGGCCCAACCCGGCGCGGGGGCCTCCTCTGTCGGCCACCGACTGGTGTGACACCGCTGATGACTGGGGGATGGAGGaggggggtggaggaggaggaggaggtgtgaagGAGGTTCAAGAGGAGGCAGCAGCTCCTGAAGCAGAGG CAGCCGGAGAGGCCGACGTCAGCAGCCAGCTTCGGGATCTCAGTTTGGGAGACTCGCAGCAGGGCGTCCCCGTCCTCCGTCCGTTCTTCATCGGTGTGGCGGAGGAGTCGGATCTGGGCGGAGAGGAAGTCGACCTGCAGCACGCTGAGGAGCTACTGAGGGAGTacgagaggagagaaggagtgGCGGTGGTGGAGCTGGAGGGCGGCGAGGACGGCGGCGGGCAGGAGAAGTACGAGAAGACGAAAGCCCGGCACGGAGACGCAGTCTTCTCTAGGTTCATGAAGGAGATCTCGCTCTGTCCTCAGCAGATCCTGAGGTACTGTCGCGGCGGCAAACCGCTCTTCATCTCCGAGCCGCCGTCCAACGTGGCTCAGGTGGTTCCGGCGTGCGGCTCCTGCGGAGGATCCAGGACGTTTGAGCTGCAGCTGATGCCGGCTCTGGTCAGTCTGCTGCGGCGGAAGGACGGCGGCGCTGAGGCGGAGCTGGAGTTTGGGACGGTGCTGGTTTATACCTGCAAAACCAGCTGCTGGACGGCAGGATCAGGATCAGCTGTGGACGAGTTCTGCTTCGTTCAGACGGACCCGGACCAGCAGCTCTTTAAATGA
- the pdcd2l gene encoding programmed cell death protein 2-like isoform X2 encodes MASRAHELVTLIGLCDGELDPKRHQSSYLTNKVGGQPDCVPGVSRQHPRCGRCAAPLVHVVQVYCPLEASPYHRTLHLFACPGAECSGRSDCWRVLRSQGLEAAAAQGPNPARGPPLSATDWCDTADDWGMEEGGGGGGGGVKEVQEEAAAPEAEAGEADVSSQLRDLSLGDSQQGVPVLRPFFIGVAEESDLGGEEVDLQHAEELLREYERREGVAVVELEGGEDGGGQEKYEKTKARHGDAVFSRFMKEISLCPQQILRYCRGGKPLFISEPPSNVAQVVPACGSCGGSRTFELQLMPALVSLLRRKDGGAEAELEFGTVLVYTCKTSCWTAGSGSAVDEFCFVQTDPDQQLFK; translated from the exons ATGGCTTCACGCGCTCACGAGCTAGTTACGCTGATCGGGCTGTGCGACGGAGAGCTGGACCCTAAAAGGCACCAGTCCTCGTATCTGACCAACAAAGTCGGGGGTCAGCCGGACTGCGTACCGGGCGTCTCCCGGCAGCATCCCCGGTGCGGCCGCTGCGCAGCCCCGTTAGTCCACGTGGTGCAGGTGTACTGCCCCCTGGAGGCCTCCCCTTACCACAGGACCCTCCACCTGTTCGCGTGCCCAGGGGCCGAGTGCAGCGGCAGGTCGGACTGCTGGAGGGTGCTCCGCTCTCAGGGCCTGGAGGCGGCGGCAGCGCAGGGGCCCAACCCGGCGCGGGGGCCTCCTCTGTCGGCCACCGACTGGTGTGACACCGCTGATGACTGGGGGATGGAGGaggggggtggaggaggaggaggaggtgtgaagGAGGTTCAAGAGGAGGCAGCAGCTCCTGAAGCAGAGG CCGGAGAGGCCGACGTCAGCAGCCAGCTTCGGGATCTCAGTTTGGGAGACTCGCAGCAGGGCGTCCCCGTCCTCCGTCCGTTCTTCATCGGTGTGGCGGAGGAGTCGGATCTGGGCGGAGAGGAAGTCGACCTGCAGCACGCTGAGGAGCTACTGAGGGAGTacgagaggagagaaggagtgGCGGTGGTGGAGCTGGAGGGCGGCGAGGACGGCGGCGGGCAGGAGAAGTACGAGAAGACGAAAGCCCGGCACGGAGACGCAGTCTTCTCTAGGTTCATGAAGGAGATCTCGCTCTGTCCTCAGCAGATCCTGAGGTACTGTCGCGGCGGCAAACCGCTCTTCATCTCCGAGCCGCCGTCCAACGTGGCTCAGGTGGTTCCGGCGTGCGGCTCCTGCGGAGGATCCAGGACGTTTGAGCTGCAGCTGATGCCGGCTCTGGTCAGTCTGCTGCGGCGGAAGGACGGCGGCGCTGAGGCGGAGCTGGAGTTTGGGACGGTGCTGGTTTATACCTGCAAAACCAGCTGCTGGACGGCAGGATCAGGATCAGCTGTGGACGAGTTCTGCTTCGTTCAGACGGACCCGGACCAGCAGCTCTTTAAATGA